Proteins encoded in a region of the Planococcus shixiaomingii genome:
- a CDS encoding thioredoxin family protein → MNEWTHKEWLKEKNRHQVTAFYLYTPMCGTCQVASKMLDIIRELLPDLNIGKANLNFVQEIAALYEVESVPCLILTENGVVKEKIYAFHSVPFLYEKLKVVDATSRAW, encoded by the coding sequence ATGAATGAATGGACACATAAAGAATGGCTTAAAGAAAAAAACAGGCATCAAGTAACAGCTTTTTACTTGTATACTCCGATGTGCGGAACATGCCAAGTGGCGTCGAAGATGCTCGATATTATTCGAGAGCTGTTGCCGGATTTGAATATCGGCAAGGCCAATTTGAATTTCGTACAGGAGATTGCCGCTTTGTATGAAGTGGAAAGTGTGCCATGCCTGATTCTTACAGAAAATGGCGTGGTGAAGGAAAAGATTTATGCTTTTCATTCCGTCCCTTTTTTATACGAAAAATTAAAAGTGGTTGACGCAACGAGTCGTGCATGGTAA
- a CDS encoding MetQ/NlpA family ABC transporter substrate-binding protein, giving the protein MKKLLVGTLLAALTLAGCGSGSGSEESNTLKIGASNVPHAEILEQAKPLLEEQGVELQIETYQDYVLPNQDLESGEIDANYFQHVPYLESQKKDFGYDFVDAGGIHIEPIGVYSKKYSTLDELPEGATILMSNSVADHGRILSMLEAEGLIKLADGVDKTAAEVSDVVENPKNIEFDANYEAALLVQMYESGEGDAVLINSNYAIDAGLNPLEDSIALESSDSPYVNIIAVRAGDENKENVKKLVEVLKSKEIQDFMLEEWGGSVVPVK; this is encoded by the coding sequence ATGAAGAAACTTTTAGTAGGTACATTGTTGGCAGCTTTGACTTTGGCTGGCTGCGGAAGCGGTTCGGGATCGGAAGAATCGAACACATTAAAAATCGGTGCTTCTAACGTGCCGCACGCTGAAATCTTAGAACAAGCTAAACCGCTTCTTGAAGAGCAGGGCGTAGAATTGCAAATCGAGACTTATCAAGATTACGTGTTGCCGAACCAAGATTTGGAATCAGGCGAAATTGACGCCAACTACTTCCAGCATGTTCCTTACTTAGAATCCCAAAAAAAGGATTTCGGTTATGACTTTGTAGATGCTGGCGGCATTCACATTGAGCCAATCGGAGTTTACTCTAAAAAATATTCAACATTGGATGAATTGCCAGAAGGCGCTACAATTTTGATGAGCAACTCGGTTGCCGACCACGGCCGTATCTTGTCAATGCTTGAAGCAGAAGGTTTAATCAAATTGGCAGACGGTGTAGACAAAACTGCTGCAGAAGTTAGCGATGTTGTAGAAAACCCGAAAAACATCGAATTTGATGCTAACTATGAAGCTGCATTGCTTGTGCAAATGTATGAATCAGGTGAAGGCGATGCAGTGTTGATCAACTCCAACTATGCAATCGACGCTGGCTTGAATCCTTTGGAAGATTCTATTGCTCTTGAAAGTTCTGACTCTCCTTACGTAAACATTATTGCGGTACGTGCAGGTGACGAAAACAAAGAGAACGTCAAGAAGTTAGTAGAAGTTTTAAAATCGAAAGAGATCCAAGACTTCATGCTAGAAGAGTGGGGCGGCTCTGTCGTACCAGTTAAATAA
- a CDS encoding arsenate reductase family protein yields the protein MIQFYAYPKCSTCRNAKKWLDANGAEYTAIHIAETPPSAEELQKIYQASGLELKKFFNTSGQKYRELGLKDKLPAMSEEDQLELLASDGMLIKRPLAFDGEKVTLGFKETDYENTWK from the coding sequence ATGATTCAATTTTACGCATACCCAAAATGCTCGACTTGCCGAAACGCCAAGAAATGGCTGGATGCTAATGGGGCTGAATATACTGCAATCCATATCGCTGAAACGCCGCCGTCTGCTGAAGAGCTGCAAAAGATATATCAAGCAAGCGGCCTCGAGCTGAAAAAGTTCTTCAACACGAGCGGCCAGAAATACCGTGAGCTTGGTTTGAAAGACAAATTGCCTGCGATGAGTGAAGAAGATCAACTCGAACTGTTAGCTTCAGACGGTATGCTGATCAAGCGGCCGCTTGCTTTTGATGGCGAAAAAGTGACGCTTGGGTTCAAAGAAACGGACTATGAAAATACCTGGAAGTAA
- the gcvH gene encoding glycine cleavage system protein GcvH encodes MNTPQELRYSKEHEWVKLENGTARIGITHFAQAELGDIVFVELPQVGDELKKDQPFGSVESVKTVSELYAPISGRVVEVNSELDDSPEFVNESPYEQAWMVVIEEVVEAEVNELMTAEQYEKMINE; translated from the coding sequence ATGAACACACCGCAAGAGCTACGTTATTCAAAAGAACATGAATGGGTTAAACTTGAAAACGGTACTGCCCGCATTGGCATCACGCATTTTGCGCAAGCTGAGCTTGGCGATATCGTATTTGTTGAACTACCGCAAGTAGGCGACGAATTGAAGAAAGACCAGCCTTTTGGCAGCGTTGAATCTGTTAAAACGGTTTCTGAGCTTTATGCGCCGATTAGCGGCCGTGTGGTTGAAGTGAACTCTGAGCTTGACGATAGCCCTGAGTTTGTCAATGAGTCCCCGTATGAGCAGGCTTGGATGGTTGTCATTGAAGAAGTTGTTGAAGCCGAGGTCAATGAATTGATGACTGCTGAGCAATATGAGAAAATGATTAATGAATAA
- the sufC gene encoding Fe-S cluster assembly ATPase SufC — protein sequence MYMSTLVIQDLHVEIEGKEILKGVNLTIKTGEIHAIMGPNGTGKSTLASAIMGHPKYTVTSGSITLDGEDVLEMEVDERARAGLFLGMQYPSEISGVTNADFMRSAMNARREEGDEISLMKFIRELDKKMEVLDMEEEMAQRYLNEGFSGGEKKRNEILQMMMIKPSFAILDEIDSGLDIDALKVVAEGINQMRSEEFGCLIITHYQRLLNYITPDHVHVMMQGRVVKSGGAELAHQLEAEGYDWIKAELGIEDETVGQEA from the coding sequence ATTTACATGTCAACTTTGGTTATCCAAGATTTGCACGTTGAAATCGAAGGAAAAGAGATTTTAAAAGGTGTAAACTTAACAATTAAAACAGGTGAAATCCATGCAATCATGGGGCCGAACGGAACGGGGAAATCCACTCTAGCTTCTGCTATCATGGGGCATCCTAAATATACAGTAACTTCTGGAAGCATTACATTGGACGGCGAAGACGTGCTTGAGATGGAAGTTGACGAACGCGCTCGCGCTGGCCTTTTCCTTGGCATGCAATACCCAAGTGAAATTTCTGGTGTAACGAATGCTGACTTTATGCGCTCTGCTATGAACGCACGCCGCGAAGAAGGCGATGAAATTTCCTTAATGAAATTCATTCGTGAATTAGATAAGAAAATGGAAGTTTTGGATATGGAAGAAGAAATGGCGCAGCGTTACTTGAATGAAGGTTTCTCGGGCGGGGAAAAGAAACGCAATGAAATCCTTCAGATGATGATGATCAAACCTTCGTTTGCTATCTTGGATGAAATCGATTCCGGACTTGATATCGATGCATTGAAAGTTGTAGCAGAAGGCATTAACCAAATGAGAAGCGAAGAATTTGGCTGCCTAATCATCACTCACTACCAACGTTTGCTGAACTACATCACGCCTGACCATGTTCACGTAATGATGCAAGGCCGCGTAGTGAAATCCGGCGGAGCAGAACTTGCTCACCAACTTGAAGCAGAAGGCTACGACTGGATCAAAGCGGAACTTGGCATTGAAGACGAGACCGTAGGACAAGAAGCATAA
- a CDS encoding methionine ABC transporter permease — MIESLFPNVNWEKMWEATIETLYMTAMSTFFTFVIGLILGIVLFLTAPKQLWANKIVNWLTGAFVNIFRSIPFIILIILLIPFTSFLIGTIRGPNAALPALIIGAAPFYARMVLIALKEIDKGVIEAARSMGATTWTIIRKVLLPESKPALISGITVTAIALVGYTAMAGIIGAGGLGTLAFLDGFQRSREDVTVMATILILIIVFAIQFIGDFITVRSDKR, encoded by the coding sequence ATGATTGAATCATTATTTCCGAACGTAAATTGGGAGAAAATGTGGGAAGCCACAATTGAAACACTTTATATGACTGCCATGTCGACATTCTTTACGTTTGTCATCGGGCTAATTCTTGGCATCGTATTATTCTTAACAGCGCCTAAACAACTGTGGGCCAATAAAATTGTTAACTGGCTGACAGGAGCATTCGTCAATATCTTCCGTTCTATTCCTTTCATCATCTTGATCATTTTATTGATTCCTTTCACAAGTTTCTTGATCGGAACGATACGCGGACCAAATGCCGCATTGCCGGCGCTCATTATCGGGGCAGCACCGTTTTATGCACGCATGGTGTTAATTGCGCTGAAAGAAATTGATAAAGGCGTAATTGAAGCTGCGCGCTCAATGGGGGCGACTACGTGGACTATTATCCGCAAGGTTCTCCTTCCTGAATCCAAGCCAGCCTTGATTTCAGGGATTACGGTTACAGCAATCGCACTTGTCGGCTATACAGCAATGGCAGGGATCATTGGAGCAGGTGGGCTCGGAACACTGGCTTTTCTTGACGGTTTTCAAAGAAGCCGTGAAGATGTCACTGTGATGGCTACAATTTTAATATTGATCATTGTTTTTGCCATCCAGTTTATCGGCGATTTTATCACAGTACGTTCTGACAAACGGTGA
- a CDS encoding methionine ABC transporter ATP-binding protein yields the protein MIELKQVTKKYDTGKGTLTAVDGVDLSISTGEIFGIIGYSGAGKSTLIRLLNGLEKPTSGTVQINDQVITAIKGSELRKARQKVSMIFQHFNLLWSRTVKENIAFPLEIAGVPKNKRDARVMELVELVGLAGRENAYPSQLSGGQKQRVGIARALANDPEVLLCDEATSALDPETTDAILDLLVDINKRLGLTIVLITHEMHVIRKICHRVAVMEGGRVVELGDVLSVFQAPKEPITKRFVAQVTETEDSHETIKNLRELYPTGDLVKLLFVGDQTEQPILTKLIRTNPVEVNIVQGKISHTQRGAYGTLILQLKGTSTEIANAIAFLNNENIQTEVMAND from the coding sequence ATGATTGAATTAAAACAAGTGACGAAAAAATACGACACTGGAAAAGGCACGCTTACGGCAGTAGACGGGGTTGACTTGTCAATTTCCACTGGCGAGATTTTCGGCATTATCGGATATAGCGGAGCAGGGAAAAGTACCTTGATCCGTCTATTAAACGGACTGGAGAAACCGACATCCGGTACAGTCCAAATCAACGATCAAGTTATTACGGCGATTAAAGGGAGCGAACTTAGAAAGGCTCGCCAGAAAGTCAGCATGATTTTTCAGCACTTTAATCTTTTGTGGTCGAGAACTGTAAAAGAGAACATTGCTTTTCCTTTGGAAATCGCAGGAGTTCCAAAAAACAAGCGGGATGCAAGAGTGATGGAGCTGGTGGAACTGGTTGGCTTGGCTGGCCGGGAGAATGCTTATCCTTCCCAGCTTTCAGGCGGCCAGAAACAGCGCGTGGGCATCGCCCGTGCCTTGGCCAATGACCCTGAAGTGCTGCTTTGCGATGAAGCGACATCTGCGCTTGATCCAGAAACAACCGACGCTATTTTGGATTTGTTGGTGGACATCAACAAGCGCTTAGGCTTAACAATTGTCTTAATAACACATGAAATGCATGTCATCCGGAAAATCTGCCACCGCGTCGCAGTTATGGAAGGCGGACGCGTCGTAGAACTTGGCGATGTGCTTAGCGTCTTCCAAGCTCCGAAAGAACCAATTACAAAGCGTTTTGTCGCGCAAGTGACGGAAACCGAAGACTCGCACGAGACGATCAAAAACTTGCGGGAACTATACCCGACCGGTGATTTGGTGAAACTGCTGTTTGTCGGCGATCAAACCGAACAGCCGATTTTGACGAAATTGATCCGGACTAATCCGGTGGAAGTCAACATCGTCCAAGGAAAAATCTCGCATACACAGCGAGGCGCTTATGGAACGTTGATTTTGCAGTTGAAAGGAACGAGCACAGAAATTGCGAACGCCATCGCATTTTTAAACAACGAAAACATCCAGACAGAGGTGATGGCAAATGATTGA
- a CDS encoding dicarboxylate/amino acid:cation symporter gives MKFKFGLLPRIFVAIALGVVVGSFAPEWMARVFATFNSLFGNFLNFIVPLIILGFIAPGIAQLGKGSGKLLGLATAFAYISTIIAGIIAFFAATTILPKFMNGKTLTGVADPESALATSFITLELPPVFGVMSALILAFLLGIGMASTGSKTMLSFFDEFQAIIEKTISNVIIPLLPFHIFGIFANMAYGGAVAKILSLFAIVFIMIIALHWIMLMLQYTTAGSLNKKNPLMLLKTMLPAYFTALGTQSSAATIPVTLRQARKTGTNERVADFTVPLFATIHLSGSMITLVSCAIGVLMLTGGMPTFGSFFPFMMMLGVTMIAAPGVPGGAVMAAIGLLQSMLGFDQTMVALMIALYMAQDSFGTATNVTGDGALAMIVDRFSGENKVLKSDNI, from the coding sequence ATGAAATTCAAGTTCGGATTACTACCAAGGATTTTCGTAGCCATTGCATTGGGGGTTGTTGTCGGATCATTCGCCCCTGAATGGATGGCCCGGGTATTCGCTACATTTAATTCCCTTTTCGGAAACTTCCTTAACTTTATTGTACCTTTGATAATTCTTGGTTTTATCGCACCAGGAATTGCACAGCTCGGGAAGGGTTCTGGAAAATTATTAGGGCTTGCTACAGCTTTCGCTTACATTTCAACAATTATTGCTGGGATTATAGCCTTTTTCGCTGCTACAACGATATTGCCGAAATTCATGAACGGCAAAACGCTGACAGGAGTTGCAGATCCGGAGTCCGCTTTGGCCACAAGCTTTATTACGCTTGAACTGCCTCCGGTGTTCGGTGTTATGTCTGCATTGATATTGGCTTTCTTGCTTGGCATCGGTATGGCTTCCACCGGCAGCAAAACGATGCTCTCCTTTTTTGACGAGTTTCAGGCGATCATTGAAAAAACCATATCTAATGTCATTATCCCATTACTGCCGTTCCACATTTTCGGCATTTTCGCCAATATGGCATATGGAGGCGCAGTGGCGAAAATATTGTCGTTATTCGCAATCGTCTTCATCATGATCATCGCTCTTCATTGGATCATGTTGATGCTTCAATACACAACGGCCGGTTCATTGAATAAAAAAAATCCGCTCATGTTACTTAAAACAATGCTGCCAGCATATTTCACGGCACTCGGAACACAGTCTTCGGCCGCCACTATTCCAGTGACACTGCGCCAAGCACGCAAAACGGGCACCAATGAACGTGTGGCAGATTTCACAGTTCCGTTGTTTGCAACAATACATTTATCCGGCAGTATGATTACGCTCGTGTCGTGCGCGATTGGTGTTCTCATGCTGACAGGCGGAATGCCGACGTTCGGTTCATTCTTTCCATTCATGATGATGCTCGGAGTTACCATGATTGCTGCTCCTGGAGTGCCAGGCGGTGCTGTAATGGCAGCAATCGGTTTGCTTCAGTCAATGCTTGGGTTTGACCAGACAATGGTTGCACTGATGATTGCTCTTTATATGGCTCAAGACAGTTTCGGGACAGCCACAAACGTGACAGGCGACGGAGCGTTGGCTATGATTGTCGACCGTTTTTCAGGAGAGAACAAAGTTTTGAAAAGTGATAACATTTGA